One genomic window of Arachis stenosperma cultivar V10309 chromosome 10, arast.V10309.gnm1.PFL2, whole genome shotgun sequence includes the following:
- the LOC130957267 gene encoding uncharacterized protein LOC130957267, which produces MSSRGSERGVQRGNPVVEPMQGRPGGNPSASTSNVSRYYRSMTLTDFLKSGPPRFNGNAIALEADQWFREVERFLYTQHVPEVQSVEIVTHMLEGDAQNWWQELCQTLQVELTDVSWHGFKTEFYGRYFLHAFRIAKELELMQLKQKDMSVANYTREFDNLCRFSKTCQGNPADYEEWKCAQYEKGLRRDIFNYVYPQKLTNFTELVKKSQLAEDCSMKWTQLQEGFGETTPEEPRRYGLGMCFRCGAPGHMSRDCSRGRAADAGWPREDRGKYDIECVGWICSV; this is translated from the coding sequence ATGTCGTCTCGTGGATCCGAACGAGGTGTTCAGAGAGGAAATCCCGTGGTTGAACCAATGCAAGGACGTCCAGGTGGAAACCCTAGTGCTAGTACAAGTAACGTAAGTCGATACTATAGGTCTATGACCCTTACTGACTTCCTCAAGAGTGGTCCACCTCGGTTTAACGGAAACGCCATTGCCCTGGAGGCTGATCAGTGGTTTCGAGAAGTGGAGAGGTTTTTGTACACTCAGCATGTTCCTGAGGTACAGTCAGTAGAGATAGTGACTCATATGTTGGAAGGAGATGCTCAGAATTGGTGGCAAGAATTGTGTCAAACCTTGCAGGTGGAGTTAACGGATGTCTCTTGGCATGGATTCAAGACAGAGTTTTATGGGAGATATTTCTTGCATGCGTTTCGCATTGCAAAGGAATTGGAGTTAATGCAGCTGAAGCAAAAGGATATGTCCGTTGCCAACTATACCCGTGAATTCGACAACCTGTGCCGTTTCTCAAAAACTTGTCAAGGAAATCCAGCTGattatgaggaatggaagtgtgctCAGTATGAGAAAGGACTAAGGAGAGATATCTTTAATTACGTGTATCCACAAAAGCTAACAAATTTCACTGAGTTGGTTAAGAAGAGCCAGCTCGCTGAGGATTGCTCCATGAAGTGGACACAGCTACAGGAAGGCTTTGGTGAGACCACTCCAGAAGAGCCGCGCAGGTACGGACTGGGAATGTGTTTTCGATGTGGAGCACCGGGACATATGTCTAGGGATTGTTCACGTGGGAGAGCCGCAGATGCGGGTTGGCCACGAGAGGATCGAGGTAAGTATGATATCGAATGCGTAGGATGGATTTGTTCTGTGTAG